The DNA window GAGCTGCTTGGGCAATTCTTGAAGCTATGCGGCGAACAGAAGAACAATCAATAATTGAAGCAGTCACAACACTAAATATCAGGCTAGATGCAGTTTGTGGCTTAAGCCATGAAATAGGGAAGCGGGGGAGTCATTCGATGTCATCATTCATCATCTATCCGGCCATTGATATCCGCGGGGGCAAATGTGTCCGGCTGATTCAAGGAGATTATAATCAGGAAACAGTTTATAACGACAGCCCTCTGGCGGCTGCCAAAGCATGGGAAGATCAAGGCGGTTCTTATATCCATCTGGTGGATCTGGACGGTGCCAAAGCCGGACATCCAGTGAATGACGAGGTGATTGGGGCTATTGCCTCCGGTGTCAACGTTCCGGTTCAGGTTGGAGGCGGGCTGCGGACCGTTGACGATGTCAAGCGTCTGCTTTCCCTTGGTGTGAATCGCGTCATCATTGGTACAGCAGCTATTGAGGACCGTGCGTTTACAGAAGAGGTGCTCGGCACCTACGGTGACAAAGTGGCAATTGGCATTGATGCCAGAAACGGATATGTGGCGACACGCGGTTGGCTGGAAACCTCCGAGGTAAAGGCTGAGGAGCTTGCCAAAGAGCTGGCTTCCAAGGGTGCAGAAACCTTTATCTTCACGGATATTTCCCGGGATGGCATGATGCAGGGCCCTAATGTGGATGCAATCGTGGCTTTGGCTAAAAGCAGCGGACGAACCGTCATTGCCTCCGGAGGCGTTAGTGTGATGGATGATCTGGTTAGGTTGAACCAGTATCGTCAAGAAGGCGTTGGCGGTGCCATCGTCGGCAAGGCTTTATATACGGGCAGTATTGACCTGGCTGAGGCAGTAAGAACGCTGAAATAAATGATTCTAAAATAAGATCAATATTACAATGCGAGTGTCCCAAAGCGATCGTAAGCGGAACGGACAAATTAAAAGGCTTTTGGAGCAGGAGGAAATGCCATGCTGGCAAAACGCATCATCCCATGTCTGGACGTAAAGGACGGCCGGGTGGTTAAAGGAGTCAATTTCGAGAATTTGCGTGATGCGGGAGATCCGGTCGAACTGGCGGCACTATACGACCGGGAGGGCGCTGACGAGCTGGTGTTTCTGGATATTTCAGCTTCTGTCGAGGGCCGGCAAACGATGGTGGAGGTTGTACGGAAAACAGCCGGTGAAATCGCTATTCCGTTTACGGTTGGCGGAGGAATCTCTCAGGTCGATGATATGAAAAGAATTCTACGCGCCGGTGCCGATAAAATCGGCATCAACACGGCGGCGGTGCTTAATCCGCAGCTGATTGCAGATGGAGCACGCCGTTTCGGCTCGCAGTGCATTGTTGTGGCCGTGGATGCCAAATATAACGAAGCATGGGGCGAATGGGAAGTTTATACACATGGCGGACGCAAGGCATCCGGGATTCATGCGCTCGAATGGGTGCGGAAGGCGGAAGCATTAGGAGCCGGTGAGATTTTACTGACAAGTATGGATGCCGATGGCACCAAAGACGGCTTCGATATTTCGCTGACATCAGCAGTAGCGGATGCAATCCGGATTCCGGTGATCGCTTCGGGCGGAGCGGGAACAAAGG is part of the Paenibacillus sp. J23TS9 genome and encodes:
- the hisA gene encoding 1-(5-phosphoribosyl)-5-[(5-phosphoribosylamino)methylideneamino]imidazole-4-carboxamide isomerase; translation: MSSFIIYPAIDIRGGKCVRLIQGDYNQETVYNDSPLAAAKAWEDQGGSYIHLVDLDGAKAGHPVNDEVIGAIASGVNVPVQVGGGLRTVDDVKRLLSLGVNRVIIGTAAIEDRAFTEEVLGTYGDKVAIGIDARNGYVATRGWLETSEVKAEELAKELASKGAETFIFTDISRDGMMQGPNVDAIVALAKSSGRTVIASGGVSVMDDLVRLNQYRQEGVGGAIVGKALYTGSIDLAEAVRTLK
- the hisF gene encoding imidazole glycerol phosphate synthase subunit HisF → MLAKRIIPCLDVKDGRVVKGVNFENLRDAGDPVELAALYDREGADELVFLDISASVEGRQTMVEVVRKTAGEIAIPFTVGGGISQVDDMKRILRAGADKIGINTAAVLNPQLIADGARRFGSQCIVVAVDAKYNEAWGEWEVYTHGGRKASGIHALEWVRKAEALGAGEILLTSMDADGTKDGFDISLTSAVADAIRIPVIASGGAGTKDDFVEVFTEGKADAGLAATIFHYKEISIQELKLDLKQKGVEIR